Within Ipomoea triloba cultivar NCNSP0323 chromosome 9, ASM357664v1, the genomic segment caGATTTAAGGGGCCACTAACCATCAACTTGCATATATACATCAGAATTTATACAAATTCATCACACATACAGAAAGCCCCAAAAATTAGGGCTCACTTACAAATTAGGGTTCATGATTCATAAATTAAAcatcataaattaaaatcaatcaatacATCAAACAAAAAATTCATGAATCATGATCACTAGTAGAACAAACATATAAtactaacaataaaaaaaaaagaacttagtTTTACTTGTTTTCTCAAAGTTTCCCTCTGAGATCAAGGCTTCAAATATCAACAAGCGATCAATAGTTTCAGGTGACCGGCTTCCACCGTAAGTCTACTGACCGGTGACTATGCGAGAAGGCTTCCACCACGGAAACATGCCAACAGCCAATAAGTCGACAACAACGAGTCAACAACTCTACGACTCAAGAGAatcggagaagaagagaaatggAGTGTGGAGTCTGAACTGTGGACTTTGGAGAGAATAGGAGAAGAAGAGTCTAAGAGAACATTAGAAGATAGAGAGAATTGAGAAGGGAGACTGGGAGAGAAGTCAGAGAACGGAGAACCCTAGCATCGACTGCGCACAAGGCAAATGAGAGAATGGACCTAGTCTGAAAATcgctaaacatatatatacttatatgaaACGATGTCGTATAAAGGCCTACTTACAAAAACCCTAACAAAAGTTTGGATATTCGGACGGGTCAGATATGAAAATATCCAATCCCACCCGAACCATCTTATCTAATGTCGTTTTGTACCTCAGTTCGGATATTGCTATACGGATCGGATCGGTTTGGCTTGTTTCGGAGTTCGAGTCGGTCGGATTTTTCGGGTGGGTCGAGTATTGCACGTCCCTAGATAAtccaatggatccaaatgtGAAATTTCTACCAGGACAGGGGGAGCCATTGCTTGACCGAGAACGATACAGAAGGTTAATtggaaaattgaattatcttacaATCACACGACTAGATATCTCTTTTGCAGTGAGTGTTTTGAGTCAGTTTCTTGAGAACCCTTATGATACTCATTGGGATGCTACTGTTCGGGTTCTAAGGTATATCAAGAGAGCTCCAGGGAAGGTTTGTTATATGAAGATAGAGGACATGCTTAGGTTGTtggatattctgatgcagaTTGAGCTGGTTGTTCATTTGACATGCGTACTACTTCGGGATATTGTGTactcattggtggtaatctcatatcttggaaaagtaagaagcaAGATGTTGTTGCCAGGTCCAGTGTTGAAGTTGAATATCGGGCCATGACCCTTGCCTCATGTGGCTGAAACATTTACTacaagaattgcaatgtggcaATGTTGCTCAAATGACACTGATATGTGACAACCAAACAGCTCAACACATCGCCTCAAATCCAGCTTATCATGAGAGGACTAAACAGATCGAGATTGATTGCCACTTCATCAGGGAGAAGATCGTGTCATGGTGCATTAAAACTAGCTTTGTCAATTCTGCAGATCAGTTAGCTAATATCCTAACAAAACCTCTTAGAGCTCCTAGAGTTGAGTATATTTGTAGCAAGCTTGGAGCATATGATTTATACTCTctagcttgagggggagtgttgaaacCCTAAGCCTTTTTAGGAATGGGCCCATTAGTTTAATAGTCTATTCATGTATAAATAAGAGATATCTGTACAGTTCTTGCAAGAGAATACAATGAATCATTTTATTCTTCACACAATAATCTACAAAGATGGAGTGAATGTGAATCCTAAAGCTAATAAAACACAGAGTCCTAATACTTAGAAAAGTATGACTATGCATCTGTCAATAATTAATCTTGCATTTAAGCTGAGTGCACTTTTAGTTGTCTACGGATAAAGTATTAAACTTTTCCAAATGCACTAAtgaaatttctaaaaattataaaaatgtcaccattttttttcatttattcttattttccAATCGTTAGATTTACTAGATCTATGGCTAGCATTTGCTCACAATTCTTAAAGAAAGCCTAGTTCTGAATTGAacttgatttatatatatataaaaaaatttggttTTGGTTGCATGTTGGATGTAATTGATTTTATAGGCTAAActgtatatacataaatttaattaaggaaatggtatgtatatgtgtactgtgtgtttaaactaagtacatcaatatttatttatttatttatttttatttattttgacctTGTGACCTATTGGTTAATGTGTGGTTGTATAACATTACCACTATTTTAAGGAGATTTAGTAGTATGTTCCCGTTTAGGGATATGAATGTTCCCGTTGAGGGATATGTATGTTCCCGTTGAGGGATATGAATGTTCCCGTTGAGGGATATGAATGTTCCCGTTGAGGGATATGTATGTTCCCGTTGAGGGATATGAATGTTCCCGTTAAGGGATATGAATGTTCCCATTAAGGGATATGTATGCTCCCGTTAAGGGATATGGTATGTTCCCATTATGGGATATGATTCTTCTGTAAGTTATTATTTTTACGAGTGgatcatatttttataaagaaataaaaatatatgtgatttttttttgaagtggtTGAAGAACTTAATTTTGGTGGTTGataatttaaagaaatttcAATTGataaaaatcttaatttttGAATGTTTGTTTTATGAGGTGGAGTAATCTCTTACTTAGCTATATGctaaattttgttatttctataattttcagGAGTTGATTGAAGTTGATGAGAGCGCGGCTAAGTTGTAATAGAGAGGGTTACGTAATAAGTCTTTGGAACAATAGATTATTGATGAATTTACGTTAGACTTTGCTTTTCTCTTGGGACTACATTTTGAGTTAAGAATGTTGGATTTGGATTTATGAACGATTAAATTGTTTGATTAGCCTTACACTTGTTTATGAGAACTAGTGTGGCGGTTTCACCCCAAGTTAGAATTGTTATATTGAACTtaagaaatacaataataaattttatttatttttattgatcaaCTTAGTCCTTGGTAACCCGTGTTTGGTTGAGGCTAAGGTAAATTTCCTTGGATTAAaatttggggtgttacaagttggtatcagagcctaggttatGATTCGACCTAGAATAAGGATTATAGACCTAAGGTTGTGATTAGAACCCAAGTTTGAAACTGCGCAGTGAGATTGTgagttttatttctttaaagtatttatttgatgTTTTGTATATGTATGACTATCTATTGTTTTGGCTATTGCACCCCGAGAGTGTGCATCATTCAGGTATGTCATTTCAAATTTTCGAAATGATGAATTATGTGAATATGTGCATAATGCTTCCTTGTATCTGCTGTAAGTAAATGTATGGTAGAATTACCATTAAGATATTGGTGCTTTCCTTGTATAGAATTGCAATGCCTCCTAGAAGGACTGTTGAGAATCAGGGTGCCCAGGCAGGCAATGTTCTCACCAATGTCGAACTAGCCCAGACTGTACAACAGCTGGCCCAGTTAACGCAGGCCTTGGGTGATCATCTGCTCCAAAACAACAATGGAAATGGAAATAATATGGCCAAAATCGTGGCAAGACGAAACCCTCCTACCTTCTTGGGGCAAGAGGACCCTCTTGTGTTAGTAGATTGGGTGCGGGCATTTGATAAGTTGTACGATGCCGTCAACTGCCCAGCAGACCGACGAGTAGACATAGCAGTTTATTATCTGCAACAGCAGGCAGATCTTTGGTGGGCTGCTGTTGGTCCAACATTGCGACAACGGCCTAATTTTGGATGGGAAGCATTCAAAGACGCTATGAGAGAGAAGTTTTACCCTGAGCACGTTAGGGTGGCAAAGTATGATGAGTTTCTGCACCTACGGCATGGAAATAAAACAGTTCAGGGGTATTACTTAGAGTTTATAAATTTAGCCAGATTTGCCCCCACCTTAGTTCCCAATGAGCCAAGCAAGTTCATACGAGGACTCAACTTCGAGACTCAAAAGGGCTTGAGCATGTTCGATTTTCAGACGTTAGAGGATGCATATAATAGGGCAGCCCGCCATTTTCGAGTCCAGCAGATCCAGAGGGAGATCAATGGGAAgaacaaaagaagaaatgagGAGAATCATCCGCAAGGGGACAAAAAGCCCAAGTTTTCCCACTCAAGACCGAATAGGAATTTCCAAAGGAGAAATGGACACAGGAATGGTCATGGATACTAAGGGCAGGGATCGACGCAGAAGAATCAGAGGATAGACAGACACTTCCATTGTAAGAGATGTGGGAAGGACCACCCAAGGGTGGATTGTCAAGGAAAACTGGTAAAGTGCTTCACTTGCAATGCGATGGGGCACCGTTCCTTTGAGTGTTATATGAATAGGGGGGAAAACCCACAAAGTCAAAATAGGAACGGAGGCGACAACGGTAACAATCAAAACAACAACAAGAACAATGGAAATAACCAGACTCAGAACAATAGCAACAAGAGTAACAGTCAAGGACGCATCTACGTGATGAACAGGGTGCAGGCGGAAGCTAGTGACGTGGTTACAGGTATTTTCTCTGCTAAATCTACACCTGTGTATGTCTTATTTGACTCGGGTGCTACGAATTCTTTTGTATCCACCACTTATGCTAAGAAAGTAGGTTGGGAACCAACCTCTGAAGTAAGAATAGCTGTAAAGACCCCAACGGGTAGTATGGTAGCTTGTAGGTATATACATAAGAATGtacctataaaaataaatggcACAGACTTCCTAGCGAACTTGATAGAGTTCGAGTTAAAAGACATTGATATAGTGTTGGGGATGGATTGGATGGGCAAACATAAAGCCAAGATCATCTGTGCCGAGCAAAAGGTGATACTACGGAGCTCTGAAGGTAAGTATGTGGCATACAAAGGGTCTACCAGTAGACCAGGGATAAAGCTTGTTTCAGCAATGGAAATCGTGAAGCAGGTGGTGAATGGCCAGGAAGCTTACCTGTGCATGGTGAAAGATCTCAATGCCATGGAGGAAGCAATTGAACAAATACCAGTGGTGAGGGAGTTCCCTGATGTCTTCCCAGAGGAGATACCAGGCATGCTGCCCGAAAGAGAAATAGAGTTCACCATTGATTTGATGCCAAGGACGACACCTATCTCTAAGACACATTATAGGATGGCACCAAAAGAGATGCAAGAATTAAAGGAACAACTTCAAGAGCTAGTATACAAGGGTTACATCAGACCTAGTGTGTCTCCGTGGGGCGCTCCAGTATTGTTcgtgaagaagaaagatggtGGTCTTAGACTCTGCATAGACTACCGAGAATTGAATCAAGTAACAGCCAAGAATAGGTATCCTTTACCTCGGATCGATGATCACTTTGATCAATTGAAGGGAGCTGGAACATTTTCCAAGATTGATCTAAGGTCTGGCTATCATCAGTTGAAGGTAGCAGAAAAGACATACCCAAGACAGCCTTTCGAACACGTTATGGACATtacgaattcacagttatgccTTTTGGACTAACTAATGCACCAGTTGTATTTATGGACCTAATGAATCGTGTTTTTCGATCATATC encodes:
- the LOC116029819 gene encoding uncharacterized protein LOC116029819 codes for the protein MYGRITIKILVLSLYRIAMPPRRTVENQGAQAGNVLTNVELAQTVQQLAQLTQALGDHLLQNNNGNGNNMAKIVARRNPPTFLGQEDPLVLVDWVRAFDKLYDAVNCPADRRVDIAVYYLQQQADLWWAAVGPTLRQRPNFGWEAFKDAMREKFYPEHVRVAKYDEFLHLRHGNKTVQGYYLEFINLARFAPTLVPNEPSKFIRGLNFETQKGLSMFDFQTLEDAYNRAARHFRVQQIQREINGKNKRRNEENHPQGDKKPKFSHSRPNRNFQRRNGHRNGHGY